Proteins found in one Triticum urartu cultivar G1812 chromosome 4, Tu2.1, whole genome shotgun sequence genomic segment:
- the LOC125554379 gene encoding probable polyamine transporter At3g13620: protein MTPEIKNLDGDKRNLDGDKADDGGGAPGGGGAGHGHGKGAKNKLSLVPLIFLIFFEVAGGPYGAEPAVQSAGPLYALLGFLIFPFIWAIPEALVTAELSTAMPGNGGFVVWADRAFGPVSGSLMGTWKYVSGAINGAAFPALCADYLARVVPAVAGGGARVATIVTFNVALSLLNYTGLSVVGWSAVALGVASLSPFVLMTGVALPKIRPHRWGATAGDKDWKLFFNTLFWNLNYWDSVSTMAGEVENPGKTFPTALMASVGMTSLGYLLPLMAATGAVDAPPQQWGNGFFADAAGMIAGDWLKYWIEVGAVLSSIGLYSATLSSAAFQLLGMADLGLLPRVFALRAPIFNTPWVSIVVTSLITLGMSFFSFNNIVTAANFLYSLGMLLEFATFIWLRIKRPEMSRPYRVPLRLPGIVVLCLVPSGFLVFVMAIAGWKAYAISAIFTAAGLGIYYLMKFCNARGFLKFGTVDGEGLMYERHQKSANVGV, encoded by the exons ATGACTCCAGAGATCAAGAATCTCGACGGCGACAAAAGGAATCTCGACGGCGACAAGGCCGATGACGGCGGCGGAGcaccaggaggaggaggagccggccATGGGCATGGCAAGGGCGCCAAGAACAAGCTGTCCCTGGTCCCGCTCATCTTCCTCATCTTCTTCGAGGTGGCCGGCGGGCCGTACGGCGCGGAGCCGGCGGTGCAGTCGGCGGGGCCGCTCTACGCGCTGCTCGGCTTCCTCATCTTCCCCTTCATCTGGGCCATCCCGGAGGCCCTCGTCACGGCGGAGCTCTCCACCGCGATGCCGGGGAACGGCGGCTTCGTGGTCTGGGCGGACCGCGCCTTCGGCCCCGTCTCGGGCTCCCTCATGGGCACCTGGAAGTACGTGTCGGGGGCCATCAACGGCGCCGCCTTCCCGGCGCTCTGCGCCGACTACCTCGCCCGCGTCGTCCCCGCCgtggccggcggcggcgcccgGGTGGCCACCATCGTCACCTTCAACGTCGCGCTCTCCCTGCTCAACTACACGGGGCTCAGCGTCGTCGGGTGGTCCGCCGTGGCGCTGGGGGTGGCCTCGCTGTCGCCGTTCGTGCTCATGACCGGCGTCGCGCTGCCCAAGATCCGGCCGCACAGGTGGGGGGCCACCGCCGGCGACAAGGACTGGAAGCTCTTCTTCAACACCCTCTTCTGGAACCTCAACTACTGGGACAGCGTCAGCACCATGGCCGGCGAGGTGGAGAACCCCGGCAAGACGTTCCCGACGGCGCTCATGGCGTCCGTGGGCATGACGTCCCTCGGGTACCTGCTGCCGCTCATGGCGGCCACCGGCGCCGTCGACGCGCCGCCGCAGCAGTGGGGGAACGGCTTCTTCGCCGACGCCGCAG GCATGATCGCCGGCGACTGGCTCAAGTACTGGATCGAGGTGGGCGCGGTGCTCTCCTCCATCGGCCTCTACTCAGCGACGCTAAGCAGTGCGGCCTTCCAGCTGCTTGGAATGGCGGACCTGGGCCTCCTCCCTCGCGTCTTCGCCCTACGAGCCCCAATCTTCAATACACCCTGGGTCAGCATCGTGGTCACCAGCCTCATCACCCTCGGCATGTCCTTCTTCAGCTTCAACAACATTGTGACCGCTGCCAACTTCCTCTACAGCCTCGGCATGCTCCTCGAGTTTGCCACATTCATCTGGCTCCGGATTAAGCGCCCCGAGATGTCGCGCCCCTACCGGGTACCACTGCGACTCCCAGGCATTGTTGTCCTATGTCTCGTCCCCTCAGGGTTCCTTGTCTTCGTCATGGCCATCGCCGGCTGGAAGGCGTATGCCATCAGCGCCATCTTCACCGCGGCAGGCCTCGGGATCTATTACCTCATGAAGTTTTGTAACGCAAGGGGGTTCCTCAAGTTTGGCACCGTCGATGGCGAGGGTTTGATGTACGAGCGTCACCAGAAGAGTGCAAATGTCGGTGTCTGA